GTGACGATGACGGAGGGCGATCAACCAGCGCAACATCAACACAAGCGGCAGCCACTGTTGAAGGCAGCAATCAGACGGGAGACCAACCAACAGTGAGTGCACGGGTATTCCCAAAGGTTCCAATATTCGTCGTCGAAGACCATCACGACGTGCTGACCTTTCTGTATCGGTGTCTTGGATCGAGACACCTTCCTTTGCGAGGAAACAAAATTATCCACTTCGATTCCCATCCGGACATGTGCATCCCGAAACATATGCCCGCGGAATACGTGTTCAATAAGGAGGACCTGTTGGACAGTATCAGTATTGAAAACTGGCTGATGCCTACGGTTTTTGCTGGCCACGTCGAACGGATTGTGTGGATTAAGCCAGAGTGGTCCGATCAGATGCCGAACGGGAAGTGAGTATTTTGGATACGTTCATAAAATTTGGCGGCTTACGAAATTTTCTTTCAGATACCAATTCAACGTAGGAGAATACGAGGGCAGCATTCGGACCGATTCTACACTGGAGTATTTCGTGTCAGATGGGTGCTATCAACCGGAggagaatttagaaaaaaagaaagcTCTGAAATTGGACGTTTCTTCCATCGCAGAGTATAAAGCGATCGATGAAGATGAACTCAAGGATGGATATATTTTGGATATCGATTTGGATTATTTTAGCACGCACAATCCTTTCTTGAAAATCTACGACAAGGTCGACCTATACGAGAAGCTGAAAGAAATTTTCATCTCGCCCGAGCTGGCTGACAGCACAGAAAACGATCTGGAGAAGTTACAGCGAATCGCCAAGAATCGAGAAGAAAAGCTTGAGTTCCTCGAATCGATATTCCTTTATTTGGAAGAAGTGGGTGATCTAAAACATTTTCTCGTGGATTACCAGCAGGAAATAAGCCAGGAGTATACCCAATTACTGCAGAAAGTTACCACTCTGGTGACAATTCTGAAAAAGGAATACGCCGAGGAGGAAATTGATTGGTCAATGATCTACGACGCCGGCTGCACTTGTGACATTACGGATCTACCTCACCACGAATCGACTCGAGAAGAGATTCAGGCCATGATTACTCAATTCGAAAGTTTCCTCACGCAGCTTCCATCTCCAACTGTGATCACTATCTCTCGATCGAGTGAAGACGATTACACCCCGGCCGAACAGGTCGAATTGATTCAAGAACTCGTATTGGCGGCATTGAAAAAGTGCCTTAAAAGTGAACTTGACGAACCCATTCTGTACTATAAAGATCAAGAATTTAAACTCTAGGTCTAAATTCTTTTCGGGTgaagtttttatttaatttacacTCGAACGAACAAAACTGAAAACCAGTgcattatcattataatataaattataCTGAATATTTAAAAGTGTTAATAGAATTATTCTCCTGAAATAAGACAATGATAGTAATAACATCTGAAACGTTTATCAAAAGTTTAATTTATCAGACGATGTTTAGTATTGATGCATAATAATCAAAacgaaatatgaaatttattcttCTCTTACTCTCTTACTCCCTAGGTTCACGATCCCAACTTCAAACGGTGTTATCTCCCAAATCAAGCTGATTGAAATTCTTTGAAATTATACAAATGAGCAGATTCAATGGCAGTACTCTCAATTCCTCCTCGGCCGCCAGCTCGTTCCGCATCGCAATGCATGCCTTAGCAATGTCCCTGAGGATGCTATGGATATACGGTTCCAGCGGGGCAATTATACACGCCAGAATAGCATAGATCCACTGCGTTATCCAGTCCTTACGATACATACGTTCCTCTACTTCCTGCTCGTCCTCATTCTGCTTCCCCTGGAGCCACTCGTACAGATATTCGAGCAGCACTTCCAGATTTCGCTGCGGTATACTCAGCAGGATCCGTACGAGAGGCTGATTTTTGGCACAATAATCGTGCAGTTGTTTTCGATTGTCGAAATTCAAATAGATGTTAGTCTTGCGTAGATTCTCGTGAAAGTGTTCACTGCCACGATAGTGCGTTATCGTATCCCGCAGTTCGGTGAACTTTTTGTTCTGCAGCGATTCCCACTCTCTGGTCGGTATGAGCGCTTGCGGTGCGACATTCTTGAGCAGTTCCTAAAAAACAAACATGTGTATTAAATTATCATTTCAGCAGTTGGTTTCATCTTACTTTAGGTATGGCACCGCTTCCCGATGGAATCTTGCTGCTCTGCGCTTGTAACCGTTTTGGGCTCGGTCTAACTACGACAACGGCGGGACAGTGTTTACGTTCGTAAATAACCTTCTGTAGGTACTGCTCACCGGTCACAGGCTGAAAATTCGGATTGAAATCCTGATCCGGTGGATCCACTGCCAAGGCGCGCTGTTGGATAACTTCCACATCCATCGATAATATTTTCAACACAAGAATTTAGATTCACAAACAGTTTTGAAATAATACAGATGGAAAACAACCGAATTGTATCATAACTTGAATTCTATGATATTTTGACATTCTGTTTTATTATTCGAAGGGAAAGACAGTATATCGGAAACTACACCTAGAAAATTGCTTACTTAAACCAAACCAAAAATGCAAACGCATAACCCTGCGTAGTCAGtgtttttttcaagtgcattttgcttgaaaaaaaattatcttggaCCTTTTTTCCCCTCACACTatctgtcaaatgtttctccaATCAAAGAAACAAATGTTTTCGTGATTTAGTTCGCACCGGTTTTCGTTTCAGTTTATTTACGTTTGTGTCCGAATCAGAATAATACTCGGGAAAGCGTGATTAAAAATTCATTGTTCAGAGAAGTACTGTCCGAAGTGAGTCCGAGTAAAAATGCTCCGGTAAGTTTCCATCGTTTCCCCTCGGATGCGTTCTTACAAATGCACTGGGTCAGTTTTCGAGGAGACGATAAACTTATTCCCAACAAGGGTTCCCGTGTCTGTGGAGTGAGTGCaatggttgaaatattttaaactaAGATTGTTGCAAAGTTTTCATTTACTTTTAAAGtatcatttaaatataaatacatTGTTCCAGTTCAACCGAAAAGGGAACCTGGTTAAACTTCGAAACGCCTTTTCAGCAATTAGGCCGATTGTCGAGCAAGAGGACTACGTTCATCACCAACACGTAGCGCAGATTCTTTTGTCGCTATATTCATAACTACGCGGATTTCATCCCGGAAGATCCCGATCCATGGAGTGACAACATCGTAGAATCTGAGTgtgaaattccgaaaatttttaaaagcCTTGCGAAACTCTACCCATTGTGCCAAATATCAAAGGAAATGTGGCGACAGAAAGCTCAATGTTGGAAATCGAAATTCAATCAGCTGAGCAAGCAGTTCGAAGTTCCACAGCGTCTCAGTAAAGTGTTCAATGAAGACCAGATGCAGGTGGCACGATAGCCGAAGTATGTCcatttaaccctttcccgtagaacatcgagtctcactcgtgggtacttgaataacGTAGGGAGCTAGAACGttcagcaggctagtgaaatcacttgatgtgtgacgtattaaataatacgggaaagggttaagcaTTATCCTTTGATCCTTTTTTCCTGCATTTTGTATGAACTCGAATGCAATAAATATTGTAATTTGTGTAATTCGtatatttgttttgatgaaaGAAACTTTGGTTTAAGTTGTCTCAAtagtactgaaatttcagttcctGCCAAAATATCAGCTAGATCTTTCTGATTCTGAACGCTAGCAttatttgatgcaaaaaaagtaGTTAGTTAAtttttgttgacgtaggactacgtctttcatttctatactggggggtaagttcaaagtttcgaaaatgaatgcgttacgccggagcaatcagattttgagcgttatatTATTAAAcctaaacagctgaacgaaatggttgATAAACACttaatttgaaagataaaatgtctatgcgttatatgcttgttactttttgattcaaaaacttgtttcaatagccctaaaattgctttcaaaacaggctattgaaatcacaccaatcggtatataagcgagtgccgctcggaaatctactcagttatgattgcgcaacgattgaggcacgatcgctggaatgaatggatgtttccctaacacagacttaaaaACCATGGAGCATGGGGAAATCAGCagtgcaaaatagatgcaagcagcggatgCTTTTCttctcgtttgcgtttctgcaaatcgaaatgtttcccttacaacggcagtcctacgtcaaccttgcggttatatcataggtttaacccatccatagtttttatttttgatttattaTACCTTTGATAACAATATTTTATCTATGTATTGGATCATCATGAGAAAACTAACATTTTTTCCCTCCTGATTAATGGATCTCTTTGATATTTATATAGGAttctttttgacaaccaattcGATTTTGTCCCACATGCAAACATTCACTCAGAAAAATCCTCGTTgaaaaactaccaaatacatttggtaatgtaaACTGTTAATCTAGGGAATGtcaaaattccctagatgctAGTAATTTGACTAGCTGGTTCGGATTCTACTCACAAAGAAAACGCTTCTTCCGTGGACGAATCGAGAGTAATTTATTTCTGTGATTTCTACAGTTTTTATACTAAAACTATCTCCCCAGTTCTTAATTCTACCCTCACCACACATAGCGATAAGCTACCTGAACATCTTATCACAATAATAACTGCCTGTTGGTGCGCAAGGGTATTCATTACTTCTCTTTTTGCCTTGGTGCCAAACTCCTTTTGCCTGCGTCATTTCAGTTATTCCTGCCATGTGTTCTACCTGCTTATCCGGCAATCTCTTTTTGCCTGCGTCATTCTAAGTACCTATTTTCTAGTTGTTTTCTCCCTTTCTCGCTCCTATACGAGATACGGGGAAAACATGTGTTTCATAATTCAGTTTCTCCTATTCTCGCCGTTGCTCGAGAtagggaaacacatatttcttttATTATCCCTAGATCGTAAACAAATTTTACCACCGGCCCTGATTTGACATTTCCGTCCGTAACataaacattagtagaatgtacaattttTGTGTACATACATAttatcagaaaacccgcatccctaccagatgTTAGTAAATTTTAcacgataacattagtaaacttgaatgttttcataTCTGAAGAAtagtgagaaaagcgcgtattaaccatttttattgttgccataaggcaatacggaggtatgataaggatataattctaatacgtgcattttcggcgggaTTGTGGGCCTACGTTTTGcttgacatatatgtttacTAGTACGGTAGATAAttactatagattggtagcatttaccaaaaaatatcattatatttactaattattggtAACGTTTGATAACCACCGGAGCGAAAAAGAAAGTAGTAAAATGACAACCATGAAAGCAACGACCGGTTCGAAAATATGTTGCTATGCTAAATAGCAACGATTAAAGTTGTGAAATTACCAACCACCCTTAATGAAACGATATGCTGAATTATACGTTGTATAAACTATTATTCAagccaaattgaagcttatttTCAACCATTTATATTTCCTTGGATAATATGCCAGAGAAACGTTTTGGAACATTTCTTAACTGCAAAGCAGCTGTACAACAAATGATGGACTACTGAAATGAGCATTTGCTCATTCCATATTCATACAATTTGtcaaatgttttcatttaacaTATTTTATTGAACTGATCGCAGTGAGTAATAGAAAGAGTAATAGTATGCGCAGTGCTTTGTATGCTTTTTCCAGAACTCCTACCTTTTAATAAACCTTGTCAAGAATTTTTAATCTACAATGTAGAAAACATCGCGGAATAATAATTTGTATGAGCACGCAACACAAACATAAGtagcattttgtaaaacaaAAGCATAAGATTTTTACTTAATCTTCAATGCAAATGGTGTAAAATAAAGAGCTGTTAGTGCATATTTCCATTGTTTCGTCGTGTCCGTTCTTGTGATAGGTTCAAATCGACCCACTAGGGTTAAACAAATGCAATGAGTTCCAGAAGAGATAATCGTAGGAATACCGGTCGACGCGGTGTGGGACCAAATATGTTAAGAGACATACAGCAGGATATCGAGCAACAGTTCAACAAAAGGTACGAATTTCCTGCGCCGCCATCCGGAGAATCGCCAGTGTTACCACCACTGGACACTGTCTTCAGCGAACCAGTTTCACGATTCGATACCCTGCAACGATTGAAGGAGAGATTGAATTTGGTTAAAAGTCGGCTGAATGTTTTCGAAATAAATGATTGGCACGAGCATACCCGCAATCGGTCCTCTTTGGTTCCGATTCTGATGGATCTCCGACATAACGTTCGGGCCGAGTTTGTCACGCAGGCATTTGCCAAATTATACGAGTGTGTCTACCAGTATGAATTGGTGCCGCCGAAAATTGAAGCATTCTACAGTGTGCATTTGTGCGAAGCACCGGGTGCGTTCATTACCGGTTTGAATCATTATCTGAAGCTGAATCACCCGAGTATCCGATGGGAATGGTTTGCCAATACACTTAATCCATACTACGAAGGAAACTGCCTGGGAAGCATGATCATAGATGATCGGTTCATACTGCGCACGCTGGACTCATGGTGCTTCGGGGAGGATAACACTGGCGACATCATGCAACGGCAGAATTTGGACGCAATCGTGCGTCGGAGCAAGCAGTTCGAAATggtgagtttgattttatttttctaaatgGGAAATCAGTACGCCAGGGACTTTTCTACTATCTAATACAGCTGTACTCATCCTTTTTTGCAAAGGTACCACAAACAtgtgttatggcgggtttacattagggagatctatagctataatCGAGATTGAATGACACTCTTCAGTTAAACATTTGGTAGCACTAACAAGGGCCGATGAATGAATGCTATCACCGAATCAGGGACATGAATTAAAAAACCGCAATTTGAACAGATTTCGAAATTAGCAATCAGACTTAACAAGTACGCAACATTGCATTCccaacgctcccaaaaacagAACTCCAAAGAACATTTAGAacggcaacaaaaaaaaacccggaCCGAATCGTGGTGAGGTGGGATGGGAATCGATAGCGGTACAAATGGCGGTACAAATTTccaccttcagttttccaccgagGAATGCAGCCCTGACCGCTAAAATATATCTTTATATTCGGCTTGTTTCGGGTTTTAATGGAAACTGAAATTTATCGAACCCAGAAACTTATTTATTCTAATATTAGATGAAAGTAACAAGAAATTATGATATCTTTATCTCATATCttcaaattttaattaatttcaactTTGACGAGCCTTTTTCAGGAGATACCACAAAAATTCAAACGGTAAGTAACAGCTTCAAACTAACTACTAAATCTGGAAGCGTTCCTTGGAAGTTCCACAATCCCcattctacactcgacaaaaatatAAGAGTAACAGAGTGCGAAGAAGTTTTCAGGTGGTTTTTGAAATGCTgaaacttcgtgaaaaatcaacgagaTGGGATGtaaatcattttgaagcttaaacTTTCAAGTTTGGGATTAATTATCCTCGTACATAACTTAGtgtagttttcaaaactgcctttccaCTTGCGAAGCGATaactatttattgaattattcattatcaaacacgaagagaaaatttttcattcaaacaaagatATCTCTTTATTGAAAGTTTCTACATGAATGTTATAGGCTTTCAAATGAAGGTTGGTCAATGAGGTTaaatggatttgctattgatttAGCCGGCAAAAactgtgttagtccacaaatttaaaaaaaaattaaatcgattattactttcttctcgatattttttgctaaaaatgcAGGTCAGTtagtcacacagcagcttattgcgccaacaaagAGCTCTGTACCACTTGCGAAGAGGAACATGTGGGCgtatcctgcagtgcgactgagcataagtgtccatattgcggaggaacgcGTGCTCtaagcttgtgaaacatacacgAGTCGCTTGGAAAAACAGAAgcgcttttccaattttttttccaaagaaacgctcgtaagcgaacgacccaggggacatcaaaaaccccaactgtccgcGTTTTTCCGTCCAGTGCCACTTCCCaatcgaaatttaaaaaagttgacTGACATTGTTGACCTAATCTTCACGTGTttcaatgtttccgactccatcagaaacGTTGtcttctcaatgcttccagtattaaagacaattttgcagattgcaagtggaatgtaatccaggatcccaacgatAGAGATCACtgaccaatcaaaatttccatcaccactgggtcgaattcttctgaatctataaacatagCATACGACCACACAATACACTGATTGGAAAGAATAtgtggacgcgattgctctagctagtataacttcctttctcgtttgatctaccacagcgcagttcgcgctcaaacgaaacctatcccaggttccactattcgtcgaagctttatgtagaaaaatcgaatgcattcaaTGCATTTTTTGGAGAACGtgaaaccattgagaattttcaaacatgtttagcctttgaaaatcaatttaaaaacttaatcgaAGGGAAACAAATGTGCTGATTGACGAAATTTCGTGgtaggtttgtcacgagaaacgtaaatgaaaaaattgtggaaagtggctcgaagcATGAGAAATCCGTCTTTATCGAATGAacgcgaagaatattcacatcgatggattttgaattttgcacgaatggttgtcccgattccgtttccatgcaaaaattgttcgagatataccacaagataggtgcgaccGTGAtttcgagttttcgatggtagaattctctcttgctcttctttcttgtcacaattctgctccaggatcggatagaattaagttcaacttgttgaaaaacctcctcGACGAAAcgacgaaacatcgcttgtaGAATTT
The Toxorhynchites rutilus septentrionalis strain SRP chromosome 2, ASM2978413v1, whole genome shotgun sequence genome window above contains:
- the LOC129771868 gene encoding UPF0489 protein C5orf22 homolog, with protein sequence MSDDDGGRSTSATSTQAAATVEGSNQTGDQPTVSARVFPKVPIFVVEDHHDVLTFLYRCLGSRHLPLRGNKIIHFDSHPDMCIPKHMPAEYVFNKEDLLDSISIENWLMPTVFAGHVERIVWIKPEWSDQMPNGKYQFNVGEYEGSIRTDSTLEYFVSDGCYQPEENLEKKKALKLDVSSIAEYKAIDEDELKDGYILDIDLDYFSTHNPFLKIYDKVDLYEKLKEIFISPELADSTENDLEKLQRIAKNREEKLEFLESIFLYLEEVGDLKHFLVDYQQEISQEYTQLLQKVTTLVTILKKEYAEEEIDWSMIYDAGCTCDITDLPHHESTREEIQAMITQFESFLTQLPSPTVITISRSSEDDYTPAEQVELIQELVLAALKKCLKSELDEPILYYKDQEFKL
- the LOC129771872 gene encoding protein Gemin2 yields the protein MDVEVIQQRALAVDPPDQDFNPNFQPVTGEQYLQKVIYERKHCPAVVVVRPSPKRLQAQSSKIPSGSGAIPKELLKNVAPQALIPTREWESLQNKKFTELRDTITHYRGSEHFHENLRKTNIYLNFDNRKQLHDYCAKNQPLVRILLSIPQRNLEVLLEYLYEWLQGKQNEDEQEVEERMYRKDWITQWIYAILACIIAPLEPYIHSILRDIAKACIAMRNELAAEEELRVLPLNLLICIISKNFNQLDLGDNTV